In Canis lupus baileyi chromosome 19, mCanLup2.hap1, whole genome shotgun sequence, the sequence GACTTCGAGGATCGAGGatcagggggcgggggcggggctctggTCTGGTGTCATCGTCTCTGGGGCGTCACGTCTGAGTGGGTGTGTGTCCCCTGGCATGGGTGCTTGTGGGAAGTGTCAAGGGGTGGCGGGGGGAAGCCCCTGGCCAAAATGGGGGCTGCTCATGCACCCCAAACAAGAGCAGCCACCCCAGGCcggccctccctccctcagcctcGTTTGACCTGAAGCAGCAGCTGCTTCTCAGCAAGCTCATGGGCAAGGACGAGAACGCGTCTCGGAACCGCCGCTCACTGAGCCCCGTCCTGCTCAGCAGCCACAGCAGTGTGGCCCCCCCAGGTGAGCGCAGCCCCCCGGGCAGCAGGGACCCTGTGGTGCCCGGCGGCTGCTGACAACCACAACTCTCTCTTCCAGACCCCTGCTGCCCAGCCCCACCCGACGTCCCCGCCGAGGGCTGCTCCCTCAAGCCTGGGGGGGGccctgtgcccccctcccccttgccaCTGCCCACCACCCCGCTCAGCAAGGAAGAAAGCAGCAAGGAAGACGTCATCTTCTTCTAGAGGGGTGTGGCTCAAAGGACAGACCCCTCCCTGTACTGCTCTCTGGGCACAGCCCAGTCGTCCCTCTCATCCCGAGCAAACCACCACCACCGACCGCCTGGCTGGGGCcaaggccagggccagggctggcCCGTCGTCTCGAGGCTCTTTCTGTAGGATTAGCAGTGGTGCCTGGGTAACTTTctaagcctctttttttttttttaacacaaaaacGAAAGTTTTTAATGGAAGGTTGAACCAGAGCTAACCCAAGGAGCTGTGTCTGGTCGTAGCACCCGTGTGGGTAGGGAGAGATGGACTCCATCCGTTTTCCAAGGTAGTGACAGACAGTGGTGTCTCCGCAAGTGGCCTGATGACCGGCCAGACCCCAGTCTGAGGAGGAGGTCCTGGCCCTGGGCCAGGCTCCAGAGCCACCCGGGGCCGCTGGAGCATGTCATTAGGGCCCCAGAAGGGGCTGGGTGGTGTCAGCAGAATCCGCTTCCAAAGCAGACTCACCTGTGTCCGCCTGAACCTCACGGCCAGGGCATGAGCTCAGAGAAGCGGTGGCACACGACCCGCCTGGGAACACGAGGCCATGGGGCGGGGCGTATGAAGAGGACGGCCAGTGGCACAGTAGACAGGTTCTGTGGGTTCTGGAAGGGACAGACCCTAACCCATTTTATTGTGACAGAGGTTTGTGAAACCTGCTGTTGCCAAACTTGGTGCTTTCCAAAGGCACCTCACCACGTTGGCATGATTCTGTGGGGTTCAAGAGCGTTAGGCAGGGCCAGCACGCACCTGAGGGTCCCGGCCTGAGGCAGAGGGTCCTCAGCCCCCATGAGATGGGCTGATTttcctggggctgcagggaggaggtCCCCAGGGCAGGTGTCCCTCCTGGATGGTCTGGTGCTGGGTCGAGGAGCAGAGCGGTGGAGCCACCATGTTGTGGCTGATAAGAGGGAGATGCCCGAGGGGTCACAGATGGCCTGGAGGCCTCCGATGGCTGTGGGTGCCTCGTGTCCAGTGAGCGACGCTAGCTTACTGTCAGCGTCCCCTCGAGGGCCAGGGGCCGCCGGTGCAGCCGCACAGCTCTGGGTGTTGGGGACTGTGTCCGGTGTCTAGAGCCGGCCGATGGGTCAGATCCACGCCTCAGCTCTGGAGGCACTCCagctcggggcggggcggggcgggggagtggGGATACTCCAGCCTTTGCACCCCAGGCTCCcccgctgagcccagagcccagtccATCCCAAAGCGTTGGTGGGAGGACTGGGGGCCCTCGCTGACCAGGGCCAGGGGCATCGGCCACAAGGAACTGAAAGCAGTTCGGAAGCTTCCCAagcccggcccctcccctcccctgccctccgctCTGTCCTGGGGGGCTGCGGCATCCACGCATCCTCGGGGAGCCAGGAGAGGTGTCCCCCCTCGGTCCTGTGATGCGTCAGAGCTCATCTGTGCCATGTCTAGAAtcagtgtttgtgtttttgtACCGGCACGTATCCGAGCACTTTAGCAAAGTGGACATTAAGTTCCTGTCCTGTTGTGAAGAGAACATTCCTGGGCCCTCGTGCCGGGTGATTTCACCGCCACGCGCCCCTGTCTGCGGGCTCCAGTCTGACCCTCCGAGACGCCACGATTCCCCAGACGATTGCGAGTCCGAGGAATTTCTGCTTGGCCATGTGGCAGGAATGGGGGCGTCCCACTCGGGGCCCCGCAGCGCGGCCGTGTTGACCCATCTCTCGCCCGTGCGAGGTCACTCCTGAGTAGAGCCCAATTTTATTTGTCTGGTTGGTGGTTGAGCAGATAATCCTATTTCTGTGGAACCTGTGCACGTCTTTAATTGTGACCATAATCTTAGTCCACCCGACAATTATTTTTACGATGATTGCAGCATTTCCTTGCCGTGGGGTCTTTCAGAACCGCCTTAGAACTTAAGATCTGATTTCAGCAATAAAAACGTCGAAGATGAGCCGATGGGAGTGTTCACTTAGGGGTCCGGGGTTTTGTTTTAGGATCATCTACCCAAACCTCAGTGCTGTAAGGGTGGGATACAGTGGAGACTCCCCGTGGCTCGGCTCACGGGGCGAGGCAGCCCTCAGCCTCTGCTGCAGGAGGACCTTGGGGAGGCCTGGACCCCGTGCCCGGGGCCCCACACACTCCCCTCATCGTAGCCAGGCAGGGAGCCCGTCAGCTGTCCCGGCCCCACAGCTGGGGTGGggactctggggcacctgggcaagCCGCATGGTGCCCCTGTTCCTGCTGGGCGCCAGCCAAGACAAGCACCCCAGGCCTGTCGTGAGTGAGTGGATCTGCCAGGAGCCCGGCCCATGAGCCAGCTGTGGTTCCCTCAGGAAGCTCCAGACGGTGACTGCATGCAGACACTCGAAGTCGGAGGCAGTGGTGACGCCAGGGTAGCCGTGGACCCCAGAAGCAGCAGCCCTCCACACGAGGCGGAGGTGTGGGCGTGCTACTAAGTCCTCCCCACCCTGGAGGCTCTCCCTGCTCCCCAAAGAGCCCAGTATGCTGCAGCCTGtgctccctggggcctgggggagcCCTTTCAGGCCCAGCTCCCAGGGAAGGGCATAGGGCAGGGGTGTGGCCACACCGTGGCTGGGGCTTCTCCACCGCCCAGCCGTGTGTCCCCACACAAGCTGAGCCCTGGCATCTGGCTCTGCCCAAGCCCACAGGGACGGGGGCCTGTGACCTGACCTGTTACCTATGCAGGTGTTCGAGTGGCTTCCCCCCCAAACACACTCCTCACAAGCATTAACTCACTGAGTCTCCAAGCAGGTAAGCAGGTGCTGCTGCGACCCCCATCCTGATCTCCCGGTGTCCCGAGTGCTGGGAAGGGGGCCTCTGCGAAGGGCCAGGGCAAGCACATCCCCCCCTTTTAAGAGGGCAGCGGGGAGACTGACCCAGCCAGGGCAAGTGAGGGGTCTAACACGTCCCGTGCTAACCCTGAgtggccccccaccccagctcttccCACCGCATCCCTTCCTCGTAAAACAAGACCTAGTGGGTGTCGCGTGAGCCTTGGGCTGAGCCTTGAGCGCTGCAAACTGCCGTTTTTTTGTTGGCTCTCTTGGTGCTCGCGGGACGGAAGGGATCCCTCCGCTTTCTGGCTGGGACTCAGGTGGAGGGTCCAAGGACCCGTCAAGAGGGGCAGGCGTGGGCTGGCAACCATCGGCAGACACCCACCAGAGGCCACACACGTCAGCCTGGAAAACCAACCCACCCCCTCCCGCCGTGATCCCCGTGGGGTGGGAGCCGGGAGCCCTCGTGGCCAGGCCCCACCTTGGAACCGTTGGAACCCTCAGGCCGGCCCTGGCTCCACGCTGTGGCCCAGCGGGAGCTGCTTCAGCCGCCCGGGAGGACCAGGCACAGGTGCAGCCGGTGGGAGGTACACCCGTGGCCCCGTGTGCCCCAGAGGGACGGGCCGAAGGCTGCCCGGGCCAGCGGGCTGTGCTTGGACTCCGAGGACCCACTGGGCCCAGCACGTTCCAGAAGGTGGGCTAGGGAGGTGCGGTCTCCAGGCAGCCCAGCGCATCCAcaggccccacctgcacccctgtCAAAGGGCACAGGGGCGCCGCcgagggggagagggggtgggggtcggTGAGTTTAGAAATGCGCTCTCAGGCCTGGTCTGGCCCCAGCACCCTGTTTAATCGGTCACCAATCCAGCTTTCCTAAGGCCCGCTTGGCGCACGCCGCCCTGGCTCGGGCTCGCCTGAGGCAGACGCGGGCAGGCGGGGTGCTGCTGAGGCCCGCAGCACCTTCTCCGCACCTGAGGCCTGGGGACCCCTACTCTGGCCCTGAGAGAAGCCCCCCTCCGAGCCCCAACCGAGTTGGGAAGGCCTGGCCCTCAGCACCCAGGGCACCCACCCCGGGCCTGCGCCCAGGGCTGCCCCGAGCGTTCTCTGGGTTACGCGTCCCCACACCCGGCACTGGTTTCCCTCCGCTCCAGACCCTGTCCCCCACTCGAGCGGCCGCTGCTTGGTGGGAAGGGGCCCCCTGGCGGGGCTCCGGCCGCACCCACACCCCGCCCGGGCCGCGTCAGGGGGTGGCGGCGGCCTCCCCGCCGCCGGCCTGGACCGCCTGGTACACGCTGAGGAGGGAGGACACGGTGCCCAGGAGGCCCACGAGCCACGGGGGGAAGCGGCCGGCCCACAGGACGCCCCGAGGCAGCCAGTGCACGGCGTTGGCCAGATCGGCCAGGTTGCTCAGGACAGCCAGCACCTCTGACCGGACCTGGGCCTCCATGGCCCTCCGCTTGCTTCGGGGCAGCCGGCTGTGGAAGCAAAGAGAAGACAGCTGGGGACACGGCAGCCACCCAAACGGGCAGGAAGAGGCGACAGCACAGTGAATGAGAAATGGTGAGGCTGAGGCCGCCGTCCCCGACCCTGCCATGGGGACGGAGTCCCTGTCACACCCCGCAGAGGGAACCCAGGGCATGAGCAGGGTGCAGACTGGCATGGGAAGTCTCGAAcccacaccccagcccctggaaacaaGCAGGGAGCTGAGGGGGTGGCTGGCCGGTGGGCACGGCTTTGTCCCACATCCCCTTCCAGGATGAAACAGTGACAGTGTCCATAGTCCTCAAGAAACCACCCTGATCATCCTCCTTGCTGGGGGCCCAGCCATGTGGGCTCAGCCACTTCCTGCTAAcagggcctcggtttccccatctgtgccaGCCCCTGGAGCTGTGGTAAGGCCCTGTGACCTAGCAttggtgccccccccccgcccaggcccaCCCAGGGGCGAGGCTGGTAACTGGTGAGACCTCAAAGCCCCTCCCCAGCTAGGGACACCCACACGGTCCCCAGCGTGTCCGAGGAAGCCAGCCTTTGCCGGGCGCTACCCTGAGGTCCTACCTGGTGAAGGCCACCACGGGGCTCCTCAGCCTCCGTCTCAGCGTCAGGACCAGCCACAGGGACCTGCAACAGGCAAGAAAAGCAGggagggggcgtgggggtgaGCGCCCCATGGCCAGCCTGAGGGGACACTGGCGCCCACCACCAGGGCCACAGGTTCCCTGTAAAGTTTGCTGAGCTCACGGGGTGGCTCCAACCATCCCGCGCCTCTCAGAGCTCCAGCCCTGGCTGTGCCTCAGAAGCTCCTGGGGACTCCTACTTTGCACCCTGACCTGCCTGGACTGTCCACACGATATCTGGAAGCATCCAGTgctgctttttttaagattttacttatttgaaagagccTGCGCAGGCGTGCACGTccacatggtgggggggggggggcagaaggagagggagaagcaggctccccgccaatCAGGGGCCCAGACAAgagccaggctccatcccaggaccccgggatcgtgacctgagctgaaggcagatgcttaaccgactgagcccccagtaCCCCAAGCATCCAGTGCTCCTGACATCGGACCCAGGCATGTGCACCTGCCCAGGTGACCTGTCCCCAGAGTCTGGGCCACAAGTCAGCACCTGCAGTGAGGTAAGCAGGTCTGCTTCAGAGCCTCCTGGCAGGCAGGGGCAAAACCCCAATTCCTGGGCCCCGGGTCCCCAGACTAGCAGGATCCACACCTCTAGGCTCCTGGGCATCTCATCTCGGCAACCTCCCTGGTGATTCTCAGGCACCTTGGGGTCTTACACACACCTGGTCGGGACCCCCACTTGCTCAcaccaaaaagagaaatgagggaaaAGCACATGCTCTAAAAAATGGATGCAAAAGGCAGAGCACAGACGGTTTGGTGGCACTGCCACTACCCCGTGAGACCATGACAGAGGATCTGTCTCATTTGACACCTGTCCAAGCCCACAAGATGTGCAACACAGAGATGAATCCTAAAGCAATCCACAGACTTGGGGTGCTTGACTTATCGATGCAGGTTCATCAACTGCTGGGGATTCTGGTAGTGGAGGGGCCGTGGGGTGGGTGGGAAGCTATAGAGACTCTACTTCCAGTTCAGTTGTGCTGTGAACGGAAAACTCTAAAAAacagttgattttaaaaaattaatggaaccATGgcgcctggccggctcagtcggtagagtgtgcaactctcgatctcggggttgtgagtttgagcctcacattgggtgtaaagattacttaaaaataaaaaatctttagataaagaaatgagggcagccctggtggctcagtggtttggcgccgccttcagcccggggcgtgatcctggagtcccgggatcgagtcctgcgtcgggctccctgtatggagcctgcttctccctcctcctgtgtctctgcctctctctgtgcatctctcatgaataaataaataaaatcttaaaagaaaaaagaaaaagaaatgaaaccaaagcTGCTCTAAAACAGAACGGGAAGTGCCATGGGGCCAGAGGTCCCCAGCCCTCTGAGGAGAGGCTGTGAGCCAGCCCGGTGTCCCCGAGCTCATGGGGAAGGCTGAGGCCAGGAGGGGCGCGTAGACCAAGGAGCCTCGAAGGCTGGAAACAATCACCAGAGTATGGAGAGGGGTTCTCTGGGATGGACTGTAGGTGGTCTGTATCTTCCACTCTGGGGTGTGTTCATCTCCCAGACCATCAACCATAAGAATGTGATTAGGGCAAGTGTAGCTGGGGAAAACCAGGACGGCCAAACACCAGTGTCTGGCCTGGGGACAAGTGGCGGTGGACTTGGGCACCGCTCCCTCCCTCCAGGGATCTGAGAGGCCTGTGCTTTCTGGGCAGGGAACTCCAAGCACACTCAGCAAATTTTACAGAGAGGAAAACGTTCAGGAAGAAACCATTATTTGAAAGTTCTAGGAactggcccctgggtggctcagcagttgagcgtctgccttgggctcagggcgtgatcctggagacccagggttgagtcccacattgagctccctgcatggagcctgcttctccctctgcctgtgtctctgcctccctctctctctctctctctctctctctctctctctctgtctcatgaataaataaaaatctttaaaaaaaaaaaaaatagaagcctaGAGGCAGTAAAGGGCAGGAATAGGTTCCACCCTGGAGCTCCCAAAGCagcacagccctgccctcccctggatTTTGACTCCACACTGGACTTCAACCCCTGGAACTGTGAGCCagtcagtgggagctgtttaaaGCCACCGGGGGTGTGGGAACCTGTCACAGCAGCCGCGTGGGGCAGGGGGGGGCCCAAGAGGAGGCTAAGGGAAGAAGCAAAGACCCACCTGCCTCCAGCCTGTCGGCCCCTCCACCCAGGTCTTGGTGACCCCTGGGCCTGCTGGCGGGCGTTCAGGCCACTTACCTGGCAATGCCCAGCAGCAGGGACAGGCCCCAGAAGGCTGTGCTCAGCGTCCACCACCGGGCGGAGTCCACGCAGAGGATGTTGGCATCAGCAGCCCAGGCAATGTGCTCACAGGGGTAGTAGAGCTGGTCGGCCACGTTGCCCAGGACGGAGACGCAGCGGACAAAGCTGTCTTCCTCCTGCAGGACCCAGACCGAGCCAGACGGCCATCACGGGGCAACGTCCCGCCCggcaggccccccgccccccgaagGGGCTCTGGCTCACTAGGTCCCGAGTCCGCCCCGGCCTCAGCTAATTCCCAGGTAGGACCCCTCAGGTGGCCCGGCATCAGGGCCTTCCGTGTCCTGCGCTCGGGTCTCCAGGCCAGGCTCCCTGGCTCAGGACTCGTGCAGAGCACCCTGACCCCACAGGGCAGGGCCCCCAGGAAGTGGGCACCTCCCAAACCAGAGAGGGGTCGCCGTCTCCGCACACAGGCACCGGCCCCCGAACCGGCACACTGAGGTGTTTGGGGGAGcctgccacctgcccccctccTACGGGGACAGGCCTCAGGCCTGCAAATAGCAGAAGCCAAGCCCTCACCCCTGAGTTCTGAGCCACCGCCTGTATCCAGCGgggcagggccaggtgaggctacaggagcctggtgcccaggctgcattcctgggccctgccctcaggACCCCACCCCCTCGAGGCCTCCAAGCTGGGGGTGTCCCGCATGTATCCTTCACTTCCCTGCCTTCAGCCTCCTCATCCTCACTGCCTGccattcccctccctctcctcttcatcTTCCCAGGAACCCCTTCCTGAGGCCCCTTCCTACGAGTCAGCTGTGATCCTGCCTCCCTCTGGGCTCTGAACCCCACGCCagctcccccatcctgcctgggACCTTCTGGTGCGGTGGCATATTTCATTGTCCATGAAAACAGGGCCCTCCCCGCAGcagcaccaccccccacccccacatttcCTCATTCCACCCATGTCTCCAGACAAGCAGCAAGGCCGAGGCCctactggggaggaggagatgctCACAGACTCATAAACACTGGACCCAACAAAAGGAGTTCTTGTTCTGGCCAAGGGATAGACAAGGTGCAGAGGATCCCCGCCTCTTGTCTAGGGACCCAGAGATGTTGATTCAGGGAGGGGTCCTCTGGGGGACACACAGGAAGAGTGCCCTAAACAAAGAGGGTAGGAGATGGGCGTCAAAACaggaggaaggggacacctggctggctcactggttgagcgtctgtctgcctttggctcaggtcatgatcccggggtcctgggatcgagtcccaagtcaggttccctgagaaaagcctgcttctccctctgcctgtgtctctgcctctttctgtgtctctcgtgaataaataaaatcttaaacacacacacacacacacacacaaaaaaaaaaaaaaaaaaaaaacaggaggaagGTCCAGAAAGCACTTGAGATTGAGGTGACTGGGCCATGGGCTCCGGAGTGGAAGAGAGGTGGGTGCATttgaacctgagtggctcatagAAGGGATGGGGAGACAcgcagggcagcccagggaggGGCATCACTTGGCCAGGCTGGCCCAGGGCAGCTTGTGAGCCCAGCCCCTGGGGAAATGTCCCTGGCAGGGAGGAGGACCGCCCCTGGAAAGGAGCATGGCCCTAGACCCACTGGCATTCCTGTGGAATGCTGTAGCGCTGTCGGAACAGCAGCATCTACACGTCCGCCAGCGGGGATCAGCTAAATAAAGCAGCATCCAGCTATGGAGCAGAGTATCTATACCGTGTGGCCGCAAAGAA encodes:
- the PEX11G gene encoding peroxisomal membrane protein 11C isoform X2; amino-acid sequence: MAALSGLASALESYRGRDRLIRTLGYCCQLVGGVLVEQCPARSEVGTRLLTLSSELSHCRTVLRLFDDVAMFIYTKQYGLGPEEEDSFVRCVSVLGNVADQLYYPCEHIAWAADANILCVDSARWWTLSTAFWGLSLLLGIARSLWLVLTLRRRLRSPVVAFTSRLPRSKRRAMEAQVRSEVLAVLSNLADLANAVHWLPRGVLWAGRFPPWLVGLLGTVSSLLSVYQAVQAGGGEAAATP
- the PEX11G gene encoding peroxisomal membrane protein 11C isoform X3, which codes for MFIYTKQYGLGPEEEDSFVRCVSVLGNVADQLYYPCEHIAWAADANILCVDSARWWTLSTAFWGLSLLLGIARSLWLVLTLRRRLRSPVVAFTSRLPRSKRRAMEAQVRSEVLAVLSNLADLANAVHWLPRGVLWAGRFPPWLVGLLGTVSSLLSVYQAVQAGGGEAAATP
- the PEX11G gene encoding peroxisomal membrane protein 11C isoform X1 — encoded protein: MAALSGLASALESYRGRDRLPSYRLWSSCVGANIHVHLVLLPAGKRRTQEIRTLGYCCQLVGGVLVEQCPARSEVGTRLLTLSSELSHCRTVLRLFDDVAMFIYTKQYGLGPEEEDSFVRCVSVLGNVADQLYYPCEHIAWAADANILCVDSARWWTLSTAFWGLSLLLGIARSLWLVLTLRRRLRSPVVAFTSRLPRSKRRAMEAQVRSEVLAVLSNLADLANAVHWLPRGVLWAGRFPPWLVGLLGTVSSLLSVYQAVQAGGGEAAATP